The genomic stretch GAGCCCCCCGCCGAAATAGGGACGTATCCCCCTGAGATCCCCATCCAACTGGCCCAGGTCAGTTTTGAACAGCACCTCACCCGCCACTAGGAAACCAGGCCCACCGGGAAAGAGGTCCACAAATCCCCGGAAGGCCAGGTTGCGCTCTAAGGGTGCCTCGAGGCCCAGTCCCAGCCCCGCCGGGGGCAGGGATAGGCGGAAGGACACCGCCCGCTGGGCAAAAGCTCCCGTGCCTAAGGCCAACAACGCCAACATCCAGAGCACTTTGCGCATAATCCACCTCCTCCATGCATGGTACCCCCACCTAGGACAAAGCGAAAGAGGGACTTCTCTCACGCACCCTTCACCCTAAGGCCTTAGGCTTTCTCCTATGAAGCGCTTTTCCCTAGCAGCCCTCCTATTGGCCCTTGGTGCCCTCCTTGCCCCCATGCTGGCCCAGAACAGGAACGTGGCCACCCGGGTGGGGTTCGTGGATGCCGATGCCCTAGTGCAGGCCCACCCCGACTACAAGAAGGTGCAAGACCTCCAGGCCCAAGCCCGCAAGGAGCTGGCTCCCTTGGAGGAGAAACTCAAGCCCCTGGACCAAAAGATCCGTTCAGGCCAGGCCACAGCCAAGGAACGCCAGGACTACGAGGCCCTCCTCAAGACCTACC from Thermus antranikianii DSM 12462 encodes the following:
- a CDS encoding OmpH family outer membrane protein, whose translation is MKRFSLAALLLALGALLAPMLAQNRNVATRVGFVDADALVQAHPDYKKVQDLQAQARKELAPLEEKLKPLDQKIRSGQATAKERQDYEALLKTYQDTLKKWQDRQNPVLKPILEEVDQAIAKVAKAQGFAVVMSRQVAAQSGLVVYADEDTDLTQAVIRELKK